A stretch of Henckelia pumila isolate YLH828 chromosome 4, ASM3356847v2, whole genome shotgun sequence DNA encodes these proteins:
- the LOC140865957 gene encoding subtilisin-like protease SBT3, giving the protein MELHLSNLYLFLCTLCFTSMPFMSVSAESDTYIIHMDLSAMPKAFSTHKDWYLATLASVSNSLETTRNLVPSYKLVYSYTNSINGFSAVLSSSELEAIKNSKGFISCTKDSTVKVDTTHTYQFLGLDSDHGAWQVSNYGEDVIIGLVDTGVWPESKSFDDYGMSDVPSRWRGECESGEHFSSSLCNKKLIGARYFNKGLLAHYPDLTLTMISTRDTNGHGTHTSSTAAGSPVQGASFFGYAPGIATGVAPKSRVAMYKALWDEGSYSSDILAAIDQAIADGVDVLSLSFGLDGEALFGDPVAIATFGAMEKGIFVSTSSGNAGPSEETLHNGIPWVLTVAAGTIDRELGGTLTLENGVSATGSSLYPGKYPTKFIPIVLVGSCDDEKGLKNFSHNIVICVDSGDLSEQVDNVNEAELTGGIFISNSTDLEFLIQTSYPALFVSLEEGQKILDYVNNDSNPKARFAFRETRLGIKPAPKLASYSSRGPSQSCPFVLKPDIMAPGDLILASWPPNSAVAHVVDAHHHLFNDFNIISGTSMACPHAAGVAALLKGAHPGWSPAAIRSAMMTSAYNFDNTGNPIRDMGFKNQPATPLAMGAGHVDPNRALDPGLIYDANAQDYINLICALNFNSSQIKAITRSSSYNCSFQSLDLNYPSFIAYFNGNNTKSNVKEVQEFHRTVTNVGEENSVYVANLTAINGFKVSVSPDRLEFTKKYEKKSYKLSLEGPKLTNDSLVYGFLTWVQVGGKHEVRSPIVATGLTY; this is encoded by the coding sequence ATGGAACTTCACCTCTCTAATTTGTACTTGTTCTTATGTACTCTATGTTTCACTAGCATGCCATTCATGTCCGTTTCTGCAGAATCTGACACTTATATTATCCATATGGACTTATCCGCCATGCCCAAAGCTTTCTCCACCCACAAAGACTGGTACTTAGCAACCCTTGCCTCCGTATCCAATTCGTTGGAAACAACCAGAAACCTTGTTCCCTCCTATAAACTGGTGTATTCTTACACAAATTCCATCAATGGATTCAGCGCGGTTCTCTCGTCTTCTGAATTGGAGGCCATTAAGAACTCGAAAGGGTTCATTTCTTGTACAAAAGACTCAACTGTCAAAGTTGACACTACTCATACGTACCAGTTTCTTGGCCTAGATTCGGATCACGGCGCTTGGCAGGTTTCCAACTATGGTGAAGATGTCATAATTGGTTTGGTTGATACTGGGGTGTGGCCAGAGAGTAAAAGCTTCGATGACTACGGAATGAGTGATGTTCCATCGAGATGGAGAGGCGAATGTGAGAGTGGCGAGCATTTTAGTTCCTCTCTCTGCAACAAGAAACTTATAGGAGCTCGTTATTTTAACAAAGGTTTACTTGCTCATTATCCCGACTTGACTTTAACGATGATTTCTACTCGTGACACGAATGGGCATGGGACTCATACTTCATCGACGGCAGCTGGCAGCCCTGTCCAAGGGGCATCATTCTTTGGATATGCTCCAGGGATTGCAACCGGAGTTGCCCCAAAATCTCGGGTTGCTATGTACAAGGCTCTTTGGGATGAAGGGTCTTATAGTTCTGATATTCTTGCTGCTATTGATCAGGCGATTGCGGATGGTGTTGACGTGCTATCTTTGTCATTTGGGTTGGACGGGGAAGCCTTGTTTGGGGATCCCGTTGCTATAGCCACATTTGGGGCAATGGAAAAGGGCATTTTTGTTTCAACTTCATCAGGGAACGCTGGACCGAGTGAAGAGACTCTGCATAATGGGATACCCTGGGTTCTCACGGTTGCTGCCGGTACGATCGATAGAGAGTTAGGGGGAACTTTAACTCTCGAAAATGGAGTTTCAGCCACGGGTTCGTCTCTATACCCTGGAAAATATCCCACGAAATTCATCCCAATCGTTCTTGTAGGTTCCTGCGATGATGAAAAAGGGCTCAAGAATTTCAGTCACAATATTGTTATCTGCGTCGATAGCGGTGATCTGAGTGAACAGGTAGACAATGTCAATGAAGCCGAACTAACCGGTGGaatattcatatcaaattcCACGGATTTAGAGTTCTTGATCCAAACCTCATATCCAGCGTTGTTCGTAAGCCTTGAAGAAGGCCAAAAGATCCTAGACTACGTCAACAATGACTCAAATCCAAAAGCAAGATTTGCCTTCCGAGAAACACGTCTTGGAATCAAACCAGCTCCAAAATTGGCAAGTTACAGTTCAAGAGGGCCATCACAGAGCTGCCCATTCGTACTAAAGCCAGACATCATGGCTCCAGGTGATCTAATCTTGGCTTCATGGCCCCCAAATTCTGCAGTAGCACACGTTGTAGATGCACACCACCACCTCTTCAATGATTTCAACATCATCTCCGGGACATCAATGGCATGCCCACATGCTGCTGGAGTGGCAGCCCTTCTAAAAGGGGCACATCCCGGGTGGAGCCCGGCAGCCATACGATCTGCCATGATGACCAGCGCTTATAATTTTGACAACACAGGAAATCCCATCAGGGATATGGGATTCAAGAACCAACCCGCCACTCCCTTAGCCATGGGAGCTGGACATGTCGATCCAAACAGGGCATTAGACCCCGGATTGATATACGATGCAAATGCACAAGATTACATTAATCTTATCTGTGCATTGAACTTCAACTCTAGCCAGATTAAAGCAATCACAAGGTCCAGTTCTTATAACTGCTCCTTTCAGTCACTCGACTTGAACTACCCTTCTTTCATCGCCTACTTCAATGGAAACAACACTAAATCAAATGTCAAAGAAGTGCAAGAATTTCACAGAACCGTGACAAACGTTGGAGAAGAAAACTCTGTTTATGTAGCGAATTTAACAGCAATAAATGGATTCAAAGTTAGTGTTTCACCTGACAGACTGGAGTTCACCAAGAAATATGAGAAGAAAAGCTACAAGCTGAGCCTGGAAGGTCCCAAACTGACGAATGATTCTCTGGTTTACGGTTTCCTGACATGGGTCCAGGTCGGTGGCAAACATGAAGTTAGGAGTCCCATTGTTGCCACTGGCTTAACATACTGA